Genomic segment of Streptosporangium sp. NBC_01755:
CAGGTCATCGAGCACGGCGAGCGGGTCGCCAGAAAGGCCCTGGCCGCGCTGCCCAACGGCACCTGGACTGCCTTCGACTACTGCGACGACGACGGCATCACCGAGGACCTGATCCGGATGGAGGTCAAGGTCACCATCGACGGCGACCGGATGGAGGTCGACTTCAACGGCTCCGACGGCGCGGTGGTGGGCCCGGTCAACCTGCCGATCGGCTCCACCGAGAGCCTGGGCAAGGCCATCTTCAAGGAACTGACCACGCCCAGGGAGCCCTCCAACGCCGGGCACTACCGGGCGCTGGAGGTCAAGGCCGATCCCGGCAACTTCTTCCACGCCGTCTACCCGGCCGCGACCTTCACCCAGTGGAGCGCCATCGTCGCGTTCGAGCTGATCCACAAGGCGCTGGCCCAGGTGATGGACTCGATCCCGGCCTCCTCCGGCGGTGACGAGCCGGGCTTCATGGCGCTCGGCCACGACCCGCGCACCGGCGCGGACTTCGTGATCAGCAACAACGAGGGCATCGGCTGGGGCGCGCGCAAGGACCGTGACGGCGCGAACGCCCAGCAGCACCCCTCCCAGAGCGTCGTCCGCAACACCCCGGTCGAGGTGCTGGAGCACAAGTCCACCGTGTTCCACGAGCGGCTGGAACTGATTCCCGACTCCGGCGGCGCCGGCCGGTTCCGTGGCGGCGTCGGCGTGCTCAGGCAGGTCCGCTACCTCGCCGACGGCGAGGTGCTCTCGATGAAGAAGAAGAGCAAGACCCGGCCCTGGGCGCTGGACGGCGGCCAGGAGCCCGAGCCCAGCGAGATGGTGCTGTGGCCGGAGACCGACCAGGCCAAGCGGGTCGGCATGTACCGGGCCGCGATGAAGGCCGGCGACCGGTTCGTGAACCGGACCGCCGGAGGCGGCGGCTACGGCGACCCCCTCGACCGCGACCCGGCCGCGGTGGTGGCCGATGTGCTGGACGGCTACGTCGGCGCCGAGGCCGCGGAGCAGTCCTATGGCGTGATCGTGGACGGCGACGGCTGGCGGCCCACGCCGGCCAGGGCCGCCCGAATCAAGAGTGAAGGGTAGACGACAGTGCACCGACCCCCCGCCACCCCGGTGGCACGTGGCCGCAGGAGCACGCTGGGCCTGACCTCCGTCGTGCTCGTCGGCGCGCTGGCCCTCGCGGCCTGCGGCCAGAGCACCTCGGGCGCCCCCGGCGGCTCCGGCGGCTCCGACGTCCGCAAGCAGACGCTGATCATCGCGGAGAACGAGCCGCCGGCCACCTTCGACCCGGTCCAGGCCGACAACTCGACCGTTGACGAGGTGTCCATCCCCGCCTACGACACCCTGGTCAAGTACGCCAAGGGCGGCGTGATCGCCCCCGCGGTGGCCACCGAGTGGACGTTCTCCAAGGACGGCAAGACCCTCGACCTGACGCTCCGCGACGACGTGACCTTCCACGACGGCACCAGGCTGACGGCCACCGACGTGAAGTACACGCTGGACCGGATCGGCAGGCTGCAGATGGGCGTCGCGTCGCTGATGACCGCCTACGACTCCGCCGAGGCCGTCGACGACACCCATCTGAAGATCAGTCTGAAGCAGCCCTACGCGCCGTTCCTGGGTGCGCTGTCGCGGGTCTACCTGCTCAACTCCAAGCTCGTCCAGGCCAACGCCGGCTCCGACGACGGCCGTCAGTGGCTGGCGGCCAACGGCGCGGGGTCCGGGCCGTACAAGCTGACCGGGTACACCCCCAACCAGGAGGCCAAGTTCACCCGGCACGACGGTTACTGGGGCGGTTTCACCAAGCAGGCCAAGGACGTGGTGATCCGCTACCTGCCGCAGGCGGCGACCCAGAAGACCGCGCTGAGCAACGGTGACGTGGACATCGCGATGGACATCGACCCCAACGACTGGGCCGGTCTCGAAAGCGGCGGCCATGTGGTGG
This window contains:
- a CDS encoding hydantoinase B/oxoprolinase family protein codes for the protein MNSPERLDGATVEVIRNYLVSVGEQMRRTLVRAAFNPVIYEVLDFGISIYNADLELTAEAAGITSFLGANDHAIVKGVEYVGRENFAPGDVYLLNYPYWSGAHSYDAMLFAPVFRDGHEGPAAYLAVRAHWMDLGAKSPGYVLDSTDMHQEGLIFPGTKIVSRGEVVRDIVELIRFNSRLPDLTIGDFHAQLAALRTGENRLAQVWEKFGGATVDQAIRQVIEHGERVARKALAALPNGTWTAFDYCDDDGITEDLIRMEVKVTIDGDRMEVDFNGSDGAVVGPVNLPIGSTESLGKAIFKELTTPREPSNAGHYRALEVKADPGNFFHAVYPAATFTQWSAIVAFELIHKALAQVMDSIPASSGGDEPGFMALGHDPRTGADFVISNNEGIGWGARKDRDGANAQQHPSQSVVRNTPVEVLEHKSTVFHERLELIPDSGGAGRFRGGVGVLRQVRYLADGEVLSMKKKSKTRPWALDGGQEPEPSEMVLWPETDQAKRVGMYRAAMKAGDRFVNRTAGGGGYGDPLDRDPAAVVADVLDGYVGAEAAEQSYGVIVDGDGWRPTPARAARIKSEG
- a CDS encoding ABC transporter substrate-binding protein encodes the protein MHRPPATPVARGRRSTLGLTSVVLVGALALAACGQSTSGAPGGSGGSDVRKQTLIIAENEPPATFDPVQADNSTVDEVSIPAYDTLVKYAKGGVIAPAVATEWTFSKDGKTLDLTLRDDVTFHDGTRLTATDVKYTLDRIGRLQMGVASLMTAYDSAEAVDDTHLKISLKQPYAPFLGALSRVYLLNSKLVQANAGSDDGRQWLAANGAGSGPYKLTGYTPNQEAKFTRHDGYWGGFTKQAKDVVIRYLPQAATQKTALSNGDVDIAMDIDPNDWAGLESGGHVVDKADTNVQLYVFFKMKDSPAADKALREAITYAYDYDQHQSAILKGAGKKAAGVLASTMACADPTVAQAGYDLDKAKSILDAAGLKNVTLTMSYLKATAEMEQAATLLQSDLAKIGVKVELSAVTYPQYVEMLKSNETTPDLGMIYGFPPYPDPDSVLHLQFNSKFINNGQNSGGYHNPKVDKLVEDAQKLTDEEARCALYKEAQQTIAADHPSINMSNPQYVTVHRKGLTGYAYDPAHHQTVDVYQVQVG